The following coding sequences lie in one Spirosoma sp. KUDC1026 genomic window:
- a CDS encoding ABC transporter ATP-binding protein, with the protein MNIIETHQIAKRYVMGTEVVDALKSISISVKKGEYVAFMGPSGSGKSTLMNIVGCLDSPTSGQYILNSQDVSSMDENELAEVRNKEIGFVFQTFNLLPRQTSLENVALPLIYAGYSKADRTEKAMQALQSVGLEKRAGHRPNELSGGQRQRVAVARALVNDPSILLADEPTGNLDTKTSYEIMDLFDQIHSKGNTVIMVTHEEDIAEYAHRIIRLRDGLIETDRANMNIRKANVLIQAARADE; encoded by the coding sequence ATGAATATCATCGAAACCCACCAAATTGCTAAACGGTACGTTATGGGGACCGAAGTGGTCGACGCATTGAAATCCATTTCGATCAGCGTCAAGAAAGGGGAGTACGTAGCATTCATGGGGCCGTCCGGATCAGGAAAATCGACGCTGATGAATATTGTTGGCTGTCTGGATTCACCCACCTCGGGGCAGTACATCCTGAATAGCCAGGATGTGAGTAGTATGGACGAAAACGAATTGGCGGAGGTACGTAACAAAGAAATTGGCTTTGTTTTTCAGACCTTTAACCTGCTGCCTCGTCAGACATCGCTGGAGAACGTAGCGCTTCCGCTGATCTATGCGGGCTACAGCAAAGCCGACCGGACTGAGAAAGCCATGCAGGCTTTGCAGAGTGTGGGGCTGGAAAAACGGGCTGGTCACCGTCCGAACGAACTTTCCGGTGGGCAGCGGCAGCGCGTGGCAGTAGCCCGGGCGCTGGTCAATGACCCAAGTATTCTGCTGGCCGACGAACCAACAGGCAACCTGGATACGAAAACATCGTACGAGATCATGGACCTGTTCGACCAGATTCACAGTAAAGGCAATACGGTGATTATGGTGACGCACGAAGAGGATATTGCCGAATATGCGCACCGGATCATTCGCCTGCGTGATGGGTTGATCGAAACCGATCGCGCTAATATGAACATCCGCAAGGCCAACGTCCTGATACAGGCTGCCAGGGCTGACGAATGA
- a CDS encoding LytTR family DNA-binding domain-containing protein produces MKRIRLIEEVSRITHLSGEANYTRIHLASSPDLIVCKTLSMCVDELPGFVRIHKKYAINPKFFQKAILVDNKTANVLVSDKVLPISRRRLKEVLADLWRINSLN; encoded by the coding sequence ATGAAGCGTATTCGACTAATTGAGGAGGTAAGTAGGATCACCCATCTGTCGGGTGAAGCTAACTATACCCGGATCCATTTGGCCAGTTCACCAGACCTGATTGTTTGTAAGACGTTAAGTATGTGTGTTGACGAGCTGCCTGGATTTGTGCGAATTCACAAAAAGTATGCAATCAATCCGAAGTTCTTTCAGAAGGCAATACTGGTCGACAATAAAACGGCAAATGTACTGGTAAGCGATAAGGTACTGCCCATCAGCCGTCGGCGCCTGAAAGAGGTACTAGCCGATCTGTGGCGGATTAACTCATTGAACTAA
- the msrA gene encoding peptide-methionine (S)-S-oxide reductase MsrA yields the protein MTTNSSVKLEKATFGTGCFWCTEALYESLDGVIDAVSGYEGGQKANPTYKEVCTGTTGHAECVEVTYDPSKITYQELLEAFFRSHDPTTLNRQGADVGTQYRSVIFYHNDEQKQLAQTAKDELNKAGAYANPIVTEISPATTFYEAEAYHQSYFANNPNQGYCAFVIAPKLDKFKKVFKEKLKSADVTH from the coding sequence ATGACAACGAATTCATCCGTTAAACTGGAAAAAGCGACCTTCGGTACTGGTTGCTTCTGGTGCACAGAAGCGTTATATGAATCGCTCGACGGCGTTATTGATGCCGTTTCCGGCTACGAAGGTGGCCAGAAAGCTAACCCTACCTATAAAGAAGTTTGTACGGGCACGACTGGTCATGCCGAATGCGTAGAGGTAACCTACGATCCAAGTAAGATTACGTACCAGGAACTGCTGGAAGCGTTCTTTCGGAGCCATGATCCAACCACGCTGAACCGTCAGGGTGCCGACGTTGGTACGCAATATCGTTCGGTTATTTTTTACCACAACGACGAGCAGAAACAACTGGCCCAGACCGCTAAGGACGAACTAAACAAAGCGGGTGCATATGCCAACCCGATCGTTACGGAAATTAGCCCGGCCACGACATTCTACGAAGCAGAAGCGTATCACCAGAGCTATTTTGCTAATAATCCCAACCAGGGTTACTGTGCTTTCGTTATTGCGCCCAAGCTGGACAAGTTCAAGAAGGTGTTCAAAGAGAAGCTAAAATCGGCGGACGTCACGCACTAA
- a CDS encoding PPK2 family polyphosphate kinase, with translation MKDFKPDRFRYDGTEKLSIDKAPTKVDDLYKDSDEYEDILRQQAAEIDKLQDELYAHNRFGLLVIFQALDAAGKDGTIQHVFTGTNPVGVKVASFKRPTDEELDHDFLWRSWRELPERGKIGIFNRSYYEETLVTKVHPEILTQSQRLPKESTEDLDKLFKHRFKAIRAMEKYLYQNGFPTVKFFLHVSKDEQADRLIARIQDLEKNWKFDEGDVKERNFWKEYQQAYEDTINKTARKRAPWYVIPADDKKNMRLLVGRVIIEELKKIPMDNVKPDKERFDELQTLIDVIRKQ, from the coding sequence GTGAAAGACTTTAAACCTGACCGCTTCCGTTACGACGGAACGGAGAAACTAAGTATCGACAAAGCACCGACTAAGGTCGACGACTTATACAAGGATTCGGACGAGTACGAAGACATCCTCCGGCAGCAGGCTGCTGAAATAGACAAGCTGCAAGACGAGCTATATGCCCACAATCGGTTTGGCCTGCTGGTTATTTTTCAGGCGCTGGACGCAGCCGGGAAAGACGGAACAATCCAGCACGTGTTTACGGGTACTAATCCCGTAGGCGTTAAAGTAGCCTCGTTCAAGCGGCCAACCGACGAAGAACTGGATCACGACTTTCTGTGGCGCAGCTGGCGCGAGCTGCCCGAACGGGGCAAAATCGGGATTTTCAACCGCTCTTACTATGAGGAAACGCTGGTCACCAAAGTCCATCCGGAGATTCTAACCCAGAGCCAGCGCCTGCCCAAAGAATCGACGGAAGATCTGGATAAATTGTTCAAGCACCGCTTTAAAGCAATTCGGGCGATGGAGAAATACCTGTATCAGAATGGTTTCCCGACGGTAAAATTCTTTCTGCACGTATCAAAGGACGAGCAGGCCGATCGGCTCATTGCCCGGATTCAGGACCTGGAAAAGAACTGGAAGTTCGACGAAGGAGATGTAAAGGAGCGTAACTTCTGGAAAGAGTATCAGCAAGCCTACGAAGACACAATTAATAAAACTGCCCGAAAGCGAGCTCCGTGGTACGTTATTCCGGCCGACGATAAAAAGAATATGCGTTTGCTGGTGGGTCGGGTGATAATCGAGGAGTTGAAAAAGATACCGATGGATAACGTCAAGCCTGATAAAGAGCGATTTGATGAATTACAAACACTGATCGACGTAATCAGAAAACAATAA
- a CDS encoding PPK2 family polyphosphate kinase has product MATKKQATFSSKLFRYDGKKPFSGADTPTLIDSFYKSEADFNQQLDDLSARMDQAQNVMHAHGEYGLLVVFQAMDAAGKDSSIRRVFRGVNPSRFQMAPFKKPEKEDLKHDFLWRFWQELPERGNIGVFNRSYYEEVLALRVHPDRLREQLIPENLLPDDNEVLWQQRFGDIVHFEDYLYRNGFPIIKFYLHVDKKEQGKRLIARLEDGEKQWKLSENDLKEREFWPEYMQAYEDTINETATANCPWYVIPSDDRTNQQLIIARILTEWLESLPVEFPKTEAKEAQKQIAEIRKQDADS; this is encoded by the coding sequence ATGGCTACTAAAAAACAAGCGACGTTTTCGAGCAAGCTATTCCGGTATGACGGCAAAAAACCATTTTCGGGAGCCGACACACCAACGCTGATTGATTCATTTTATAAAAGCGAAGCCGACTTCAACCAGCAACTAGATGATTTATCGGCCCGGATGGACCAGGCCCAGAACGTAATGCATGCCCACGGCGAATATGGCCTGCTGGTCGTTTTTCAGGCGATGGATGCAGCCGGGAAAGACAGTAGTATCCGGCGGGTATTTCGGGGCGTAAATCCGTCGCGGTTTCAGATGGCACCCTTCAAAAAGCCGGAGAAAGAAGACCTGAAACACGACTTTCTCTGGCGGTTCTGGCAGGAGCTTCCCGAACGAGGCAACATCGGTGTATTCAACCGGTCGTATTACGAAGAAGTGCTGGCGTTACGGGTGCATCCCGACCGCCTGCGCGAACAGTTAATCCCGGAAAATCTGCTCCCCGATGATAACGAAGTGCTCTGGCAGCAGCGTTTCGGAGATATTGTTCATTTTGAGGACTACCTGTACCGCAATGGTTTCCCGATCATCAAGTTTTACCTCCACGTCGACAAAAAGGAGCAGGGAAAACGACTCATTGCCCGGCTGGAAGACGGCGAAAAACAGTGGAAGCTCAGCGAAAATGATCTGAAAGAGCGGGAGTTCTGGCCGGAGTATATGCAGGCCTATGAAGATACGATCAACGAAACAGCCACCGCTAACTGTCCCTGGTACGTTATTCCCAGTGACGACCGGACCAATCAGCAGCTAATTATTGCCCGTATTCTGACAGAGTGGCTGGAATCGTTGCCCGTCGAGTTTCCTAAAACGGAAGCCAAAGAAGCCCAAAAGCAGATCGCTGAGATTAGGAAGCAGGACGCCGACTCATAG
- a CDS encoding TonB-dependent receptor — translation MAQTTQRTISGYVKDAADGEGLIGVSVYVREAKTGTVTNNYGFFSVTVPAGTYTLSITYVGYAAQTKAVTLADQNVRLNVELQEEGKQLQEVIVSTRREDDNVKNIEMSVNRIDVKTLQRIPALLGEVDVVRSIQLLPGVSTVGEGATGFNVRGGSIDQNLVLMDEAPVYNSSHLFGFFSVFNPDAVKDVKLIKGGIPANYGGRVSSILDVRLKEGNTKKGELNGGIGLIFSRLSYERPMFKGKGSFIIAGRRSYADILAQPFLNKDLRGSRFYFYDLTLKGNYQLNDKNTLYLSGYLGRDVFGADFGFNWGNTTLSTRWNHVFSDKLFLNTTAYYSNYDYSLDSDLKGKQPGDFFRTNSRIIDYSLKPDFTLFLGKNTITFGGQSILHNFQPGTATAASAGSVRTFGLANKYALENALYVGNEQQLTPKLQLQYGLRYSLFNYIGTGEAYTLAADVPAGQTRPVTAIRTYSRGENIQTYGNWEPRFSAKYELGGNSSLKVSYNRLAQYIHLISNTTASTPLDVWTPSTNNIKPQLADQVAGGYFKNFGKRGSEFEASVEVYYKWFQNQIDYIDGANLILNRYLESDLLPGKGRAYGAEFFLKRTTGVVNGWVSYTLAKTERQVEGINGGNWYPTRFDKRHTLTSVLLFDPPNAKRWNFSATFTLASGTPATFPTNRFEFQGYVPPQNVGNTRNNYRIPPYHRLDLAATLQGRKRTGKRKDDNWVFSVYNVYARKNPFSVYFQPNADNPRITQAIRYSVFATAIPSVTYNFKF, via the coding sequence ATGGCACAAACAACGCAGCGAACCATCAGCGGCTACGTAAAAGATGCGGCCGATGGCGAAGGATTAATCGGCGTATCGGTGTACGTGCGGGAAGCTAAAACCGGTACAGTGACCAACAACTATGGCTTCTTCTCCGTGACTGTTCCAGCGGGGACTTACACCCTCAGTATTACGTATGTAGGATACGCTGCGCAGACAAAGGCTGTGACTTTGGCCGACCAGAACGTACGGTTGAACGTCGAGCTCCAGGAAGAAGGCAAACAATTGCAGGAGGTGATTGTGTCCACTCGTCGCGAGGACGATAACGTCAAGAATATCGAAATGAGCGTCAACCGGATTGACGTAAAAACCCTGCAACGGATTCCGGCCCTGCTGGGCGAGGTTGATGTCGTGCGTAGCATACAGCTCCTGCCGGGCGTATCGACGGTAGGTGAGGGAGCAACGGGCTTCAATGTGCGGGGCGGCAGTATAGACCAGAATCTGGTGCTGATGGACGAAGCGCCCGTTTATAACTCATCCCATTTGTTTGGCTTCTTCTCGGTCTTTAACCCCGATGCGGTCAAGGACGTGAAGCTCATAAAAGGCGGAATTCCGGCCAATTATGGTGGCCGGGTGTCGTCAATTCTGGATGTGCGGCTAAAAGAGGGAAATACTAAGAAAGGTGAGCTGAATGGCGGTATCGGTCTGATCTTTAGTAGGCTGTCTTACGAACGGCCCATGTTCAAGGGAAAAGGCTCGTTCATTATCGCGGGTCGCCGATCGTACGCCGATATTTTAGCGCAACCCTTTCTCAATAAAGATTTACGGGGCTCCCGGTTTTACTTCTACGACCTGACGCTCAAAGGTAACTACCAGCTCAACGACAAGAACACACTGTATTTGTCCGGTTACCTGGGTCGGGATGTGTTCGGGGCTGACTTTGGCTTCAACTGGGGCAACACGACCCTGTCGACCCGCTGGAACCACGTTTTCAGTGACAAGCTATTTCTGAACACAACGGCCTATTACAGTAACTATGACTACTCGCTCGACAGTGATCTGAAGGGGAAACAGCCTGGCGACTTTTTCCGGACCAACTCGCGCATCATCGACTACAGCCTGAAGCCGGACTTTACGCTCTTTCTCGGTAAAAACACCATTACATTTGGTGGGCAGAGTATTCTGCACAATTTTCAGCCGGGAACCGCTACGGCCGCCAGCGCGGGCTCAGTTCGCACGTTTGGGCTGGCAAACAAATACGCGCTGGAGAATGCGCTTTACGTAGGGAATGAGCAGCAGCTAACGCCGAAGCTACAATTGCAGTACGGGCTTCGTTATTCGCTGTTCAACTACATCGGCACCGGCGAGGCTTATACATTAGCCGCCGACGTACCGGCCGGCCAGACCCGCCCGGTTACGGCCATACGAACGTATAGTCGGGGTGAAAACATCCAGACGTACGGTAACTGGGAACCCCGTTTTTCGGCGAAATATGAACTGGGCGGCAACAGCTCGCTGAAAGTTAGTTACAACCGGCTGGCGCAGTACATTCACCTGATTTCGAATACGACGGCGTCGACACCTCTGGACGTCTGGACGCCATCGACCAACAATATCAAACCGCAGCTCGCTGACCAGGTTGCCGGTGGGTATTTCAAAAACTTTGGTAAGCGGGGGAGTGAATTTGAAGCGTCGGTAGAGGTGTATTACAAGTGGTTCCAGAACCAGATTGATTACATTGATGGCGCAAACCTAATCCTGAACCGTTACTTGGAAAGCGACCTGCTGCCCGGAAAAGGCCGGGCTTACGGAGCCGAGTTTTTTCTGAAACGAACGACGGGTGTCGTAAACGGCTGGGTTAGTTATACGCTGGCTAAAACGGAGCGGCAGGTAGAGGGTATCAACGGGGGAAACTGGTATCCAACCCGCTTCGATAAGCGGCATACGCTGACCTCGGTGTTGTTGTTCGATCCTCCTAATGCTAAACGCTGGAATTTCTCCGCGACGTTCACGCTGGCCAGCGGTACGCCCGCTACGTTCCCGACGAACCGGTTTGAGTTTCAAGGCTATGTGCCGCCCCAGAACGTGGGCAACACCCGGAATAACTACCGGATTCCTCCCTACCACCGGCTCGATCTGGCAGCTACGCTGCAGGGGCGGAAACGTACCGGCAAACGCAAAGACGACAACTGGGTTTTCTCGGTGTACAATGTCTACGCCCGCAAGAATCCGTTCTCGGTATATTTTCAGCCGAACGCCGACAACCCACGGATTACGCAGGCGATTCGTTACTCGGTATTTGCTACGGCCATTCCCTCTGTTACTTACAATTTCAAGTTCTGA
- a CDS encoding DUF4249 domain-containing protein — protein sequence MKVFKLVTGLILVLTGISSCTTVIDATLDEGPSQLSVDGLITDQPGPQTIRLTQTAAYFNNSRPPIVSGATVVVADDRGNRYNFTDPDNDGYYIWSGSATDTLGHVGRTYSLSISFGSENYGASGRMNRVPTIDSLVFRKDNINPISNLEGYRAEFYANDLPGGMDYYRIRYFRNDTLQNKTRDIRTVQDAAFQGSADTDGLLFIRPLRQSVNPDSLYKLNDRVRVEIQSLTPDAFTFWQLLRTELGNGGLFATPPTNVPTNIINANPNGRKATGFFQVSAVRSRQARVIAQNIRPSE from the coding sequence ATGAAAGTATTTAAATTGGTTACCGGGCTGATTCTAGTGCTGACCGGCATTAGCAGCTGCACCACGGTCATTGATGCTACCCTGGACGAAGGCCCCTCGCAACTGTCGGTAGATGGGCTTATTACCGATCAACCGGGCCCGCAGACAATTCGCCTGACACAGACGGCCGCTTATTTCAATAACAGCCGCCCTCCCATTGTATCAGGTGCTACGGTTGTGGTAGCCGACGATCGGGGAAATCGCTATAATTTCACGGACCCCGACAACGACGGGTACTATATCTGGTCGGGCAGCGCTACCGATACACTGGGGCACGTTGGCCGGACCTACAGCCTAAGTATTTCGTTCGGCAGTGAAAATTATGGGGCCAGCGGCCGAATGAACCGCGTGCCGACGATCGACTCGCTGGTATTCCGAAAGGATAATATAAATCCTATCTCAAATCTGGAAGGGTACCGGGCGGAATTTTACGCCAACGATCTGCCGGGTGGAATGGATTATTACCGCATCCGATATTTCCGGAACGATACGCTGCAAAATAAAACCCGGGATATCAGAACGGTACAGGATGCTGCGTTCCAGGGGAGCGCCGACACGGATGGACTGCTGTTCATCCGGCCCCTGCGTCAGTCGGTAAATCCGGATAGCCTATATAAACTAAATGACCGGGTTCGGGTCGAAATTCAATCGCTGACGCCCGATGCGTTTACGTTCTGGCAGTTGCTCCGTACCGAGTTGGGTAACGGTGGTCTATTCGCGACGCCCCCGACCAACGTACCCACCAACATTATCAACGCAAATCCGAACGGTCGTAAAGCAACCGGATTCTTCCAGGTATCGGCCGTACGTAGCCGCCAGGCGCGAGTCATCGCACAAAACATACGTCCGTCGGAATAA
- a CDS encoding polysaccharide biosynthesis C-terminal domain-containing protein encodes MSTFKKLASDTALYGISTILGRMLNFVLVPLQTYVFTRPEKMASNVELYSWVAILLAIYTLGLETAFFRFAARRPDNRLQVFSETLSIVTVVSLFFTSLIIILTPQLVDWMNYPGQELSIIWVALIVAIDAIMAIPFARLRVENKARRFVQAKITNIVLVVLLNVFFLVFCRDVYNGKYLTALKPIIDLIYYPSIGPGYIILANLIGNLTYFVLLRDAFTGFKFRLKPAEVRVMLAYAFPLMLTSLAGLVNSMTDRLFLQYWLPDGFYPGLTSKDALGIYGNCLKLSVFMALVIQSFKFAADPFFFSRAEDKNSPKLLADVTKWFIIACVLIWVAVSLNLDVVGLLVSKSYRPGLPIVPLLLLANLFLGVYYNISFWFKLSDKTQFGTLITIIGAAVTIGLNILLIPLMGYMGCAVAFLLSSFVMMTLCYVLGEKYYPVPYHLKSAIGYVVSAGLLIYLSMQFPIANLWVSIPVHMAILGLFFVAILFIERDTFQPALARFRNRGQKPVQSNQV; translated from the coding sequence ATGAGTACCTTTAAAAAACTGGCCAGCGATACGGCGCTGTATGGCATCAGCACTATTCTGGGGCGGATGCTCAACTTCGTGCTGGTTCCCTTACAGACCTATGTCTTTACCCGGCCTGAAAAGATGGCCTCCAATGTAGAGCTCTACAGCTGGGTAGCCATTCTGCTGGCCATCTACACGCTGGGTCTGGAAACGGCTTTCTTCCGCTTTGCCGCCCGTCGTCCCGATAATCGGTTGCAGGTGTTTAGTGAAACTCTCAGCATTGTCACGGTCGTCAGCCTGTTTTTCACGTCGCTCATCATCATTCTGACACCCCAATTGGTTGACTGGATGAACTACCCCGGTCAGGAATTATCCATCATCTGGGTTGCGTTGATCGTTGCTATCGACGCCATCATGGCTATTCCCTTCGCCCGGTTGCGAGTGGAAAACAAGGCCCGACGCTTTGTGCAGGCCAAGATTACCAACATTGTGCTGGTTGTGTTGCTCAACGTGTTCTTCCTGGTTTTCTGCCGGGACGTGTACAACGGCAAGTACCTTACCGCCCTCAAACCAATTATCGATCTGATCTATTACCCCAGCATCGGACCGGGTTACATTATCCTGGCCAACCTGATTGGCAACCTGACTTATTTCGTACTGCTGCGCGATGCCTTTACCGGCTTCAAATTCCGGCTCAAACCGGCCGAAGTGCGGGTCATGCTGGCATACGCTTTTCCTCTGATGCTGACGAGTCTGGCCGGTCTGGTCAATTCCATGACCGACCGGCTATTTCTGCAATACTGGCTTCCCGACGGATTCTACCCCGGCCTGACCAGCAAAGACGCGCTGGGTATTTATGGTAATTGCCTGAAACTGTCTGTCTTTATGGCGCTGGTCATTCAGTCGTTTAAATTCGCGGCCGATCCGTTCTTTTTCTCGAGGGCCGAAGACAAAAATTCCCCGAAGCTTCTCGCCGACGTAACAAAGTGGTTCATCATTGCCTGCGTCCTGATTTGGGTCGCCGTCAGTTTAAACCTCGACGTAGTAGGCTTACTGGTTTCCAAATCGTACCGGCCGGGTCTCCCCATCGTCCCTTTATTGCTGCTGGCGAACCTGTTTCTAGGCGTATATTATAACATCTCATTCTGGTTCAAACTCAGCGACAAGACGCAGTTCGGTACCCTGATTACGATCATCGGCGCGGCTGTCACCATTGGCCTGAATATTCTGTTGATTCCCCTGATGGGTTACATGGGCTGTGCGGTAGCTTTTCTTTTATCCAGTTTCGTGATGATGACCCTCTGCTACGTGCTCGGCGAGAAATACTACCCTGTACCCTATCACCTCAAGTCGGCGATTGGGTACGTCGTTAGTGCGGGCCTGTTGATTTATCTGTCAATGCAATTTCCTATCGCCAACCTGTGGGTATCCATTCCCGTCCACATGGCCATATTGGGTTTATTTTTTGTTGCCATCCTGTTTATCGAACGCGATACGTTCCAGCCCGCGCTGGCCCGCTTCCGTAACCGGGGCCAAAAGCCAGTGCAGAGCAATCAGGTATAG
- the purH gene encoding bifunctional phosphoribosylaminoimidazolecarboxamide formyltransferase/IMP cyclohydrolase: MALKISSALISVYYKDGLEPLVQLLHQQGVKLYSTGGTQTFIEQLGIPVTAVEDITGYPSIFGGRVKTLHPAVMGGILYRRELPEDLAQAKRHNIPPIDLVVVDLYPFEETVASGASDEDVIEKIDIGGISLIRAAAKNHKDVLIVSSRDQYADVVTLLTEKEGSTDLSDRRQYAGKAFAVTSHYDTAIQSYFAQEQAAPAGSESTDVTDFKSLPTNHLRYGENPHQQATFYGNLDAMFDKLHGKELSYNNLVDVDACVGLIDEFTDESAAFAIIKHTNACGIATAPTAKEAYLNALSCDPVSAFGGVVITNKPVDLETAEELNKLFMEILIAPEYAPEALELLKSKKNRILLKRNAIALPGIMFKTILNGVLEQDKDNATETASQFTTVTEKAPTDSEVRALEFALKVCKHTKSNTIILAKEGQLLASGVGQTSRVDALRQAIEKAGSFGFDLNGAVMASDAFFPFPDCVEIAGNAGITAVVQPGGSIRDKDSIEYCNQHGLAMVTTGVRHFKH, translated from the coding sequence ATGGCACTTAAAATTTCCTCCGCGCTGATTTCCGTCTACTACAAAGATGGTCTTGAGCCGTTAGTCCAACTGCTGCATCAGCAGGGTGTAAAACTGTATTCGACGGGTGGTACCCAGACCTTCATCGAGCAACTGGGCATTCCAGTTACGGCCGTTGAAGACATTACGGGCTACCCATCCATCTTCGGTGGTCGCGTAAAAACGCTGCACCCGGCCGTTATGGGTGGTATTCTGTACCGGCGTGAATTGCCCGAAGATCTGGCGCAGGCCAAACGACACAACATTCCGCCCATCGATCTGGTCGTTGTTGATCTGTACCCGTTTGAAGAAACCGTCGCGTCGGGCGCGTCGGATGAGGACGTTATCGAGAAAATCGACATTGGTGGTATTTCCCTGATCCGGGCCGCTGCCAAAAACCATAAAGACGTACTGATCGTCTCGTCGCGGGATCAATACGCCGACGTTGTTACGTTACTGACCGAAAAAGAAGGCAGCACTGATCTGTCCGACCGTCGTCAGTATGCCGGCAAGGCCTTCGCCGTTACGTCGCACTACGACACCGCTATCCAAAGCTATTTCGCACAGGAGCAGGCCGCACCTGCTGGCTCAGAGTCGACAGACGTTACTGATTTCAAATCACTACCTACCAATCACCTGCGTTACGGCGAGAACCCGCACCAGCAGGCTACGTTCTACGGCAATCTGGACGCCATGTTCGACAAACTACATGGTAAAGAACTGTCGTACAACAATTTGGTCGATGTAGACGCCTGTGTGGGCCTGATCGACGAATTTACAGACGAATCGGCGGCTTTCGCGATCATCAAACACACCAACGCCTGCGGTATCGCGACGGCTCCTACGGCGAAAGAAGCGTATTTAAATGCGCTTTCCTGCGATCCAGTATCGGCTTTTGGTGGGGTAGTGATCACGAATAAACCAGTCGATCTGGAAACGGCGGAGGAACTAAACAAGCTGTTCATGGAAATCCTGATTGCGCCCGAGTACGCCCCCGAAGCGCTGGAACTGCTGAAGTCAAAGAAGAACCGGATTCTGCTGAAACGGAACGCCATTGCCCTGCCAGGTATCATGTTCAAGACGATTTTGAACGGCGTGCTGGAGCAGGATAAAGACAACGCGACCGAAACGGCCAGCCAGTTCACAACCGTTACGGAGAAAGCGCCAACCGATAGCGAGGTTCGGGCATTGGAGTTTGCACTGAAAGTATGCAAACACACTAAATCGAACACCATCATCCTGGCTAAGGAAGGCCAGTTACTGGCGAGTGGTGTTGGACAAACGTCACGTGTGGATGCCTTGCGGCAGGCCATTGAAAAAGCGGGTTCGTTCGGTTTCGACCTGAACGGGGCTGTGATGGCGTCGGATGCGTTCTTCCCCTTCCCCGACTGCGTGGAGATTGCGGGCAACGCGGGTATCACGGCGGTGGTGCAACCCGGCGGCTCTATCCGGGATAAAGATTCGATTGAGTATTGCAACCAGCACGGGCTGGCGATGGTAACGACGGGCGTTCGGCACTTTAAGCACTAA
- a CDS encoding lysophospholipid acyltransferase family protein, which produces MQLLYTGWCAFWFITLYLILFPLQFICLQRESWKPAAHKINAIWGRLFFAVAGIPIHVDYRFRIDPKAVYVFCANHFSYMDIAVMGVIVDNYFAFIGKSETKRIPLLGYMFAKLHVQVDRAQAKSRAYSLTKSIRTLAGGRSIMIYPEGGIKPQEEGTPQLHPFKDGAFIMAIQQQVPIVPITLLSNYKILPDKSPVRLHRHALRAVVHEPIATTGMTQDDIERLKEATYKVISNELKSERAKE; this is translated from the coding sequence ATGCAACTCCTGTACACCGGCTGGTGCGCGTTCTGGTTCATTACGTTGTATTTGATCCTGTTTCCCCTACAGTTCATCTGTCTGCAACGGGAGAGCTGGAAGCCAGCTGCGCATAAGATCAACGCCATCTGGGGGCGGTTGTTTTTTGCTGTCGCGGGTATACCTATTCACGTAGACTACCGCTTTCGGATCGATCCGAAAGCGGTGTACGTGTTTTGTGCCAATCACTTTTCGTACATGGACATTGCTGTGATGGGGGTGATTGTGGATAATTATTTTGCCTTTATCGGTAAAAGCGAAACCAAGCGTATTCCGCTGCTGGGGTATATGTTCGCCAAACTGCACGTTCAGGTGGATCGGGCGCAGGCCAAAAGTCGGGCGTACTCGCTGACGAAAAGCATCCGGACGCTGGCTGGTGGACGTAGTATTATGATTTATCCGGAAGGAGGAATTAAGCCACAGGAGGAAGGAACGCCCCAGTTGCACCCATTCAAAGACGGTGCGTTTATCATGGCGATTCAGCAACAGGTACCCATCGTGCCGATTACGTTGTTGAGTAATTACAAGATCCTGCCGGATAAGTCGCCGGTTCGGCTGCATCGCCACGCGCTCCGGGCCGTCGTGCACGAACCCATAGCCACCACCGGTATGACCCAGGACGATATCGAACGGTTAAAGGAAGCAACATACAAGGTTATAAGTAACGAACTAAAGAGTGAAAGAGCGAAAGAATGA